The Entomobacter blattae nucleotide sequence TACCCTGCAGCTCTCATCATATTCTTCTTGCTTTGAGACATTTCAGAGTTTTCAGCCATCACTTGCCGCCAGGAAGCAATTTGTTCATGCAAATTAATCTTGACAGGGCACACATTTGTACAGCTGCCATTTAAGGTGGAAGCAAAAGGTAATTGGCTAAATTTATGCCTGTTAAATGTAGGGCTAATGACGATTCCGATAGGGCCTGGGTAGGTACTCCCATAACTTAACCCCCCACTTCTTCTAAAAACCGGACACGTATTCATACAGGCTCCACAACGAATACATTTAAGCCCATACCAGAATGTTTCATTCTGCAGGCGTTCTGAGCGGCCATTATCAACGAGTACGACATGCATCTCCCCCCCCTTACGGGGGCCACGAAAATGCGAAGTATATTGGGTAATGGGAGACCCTAAAGCACTACGGGATAAAAGGCGTACAAAAACAGCCAAATGCTCTAGCCGAGGGACAAGTTTCTCAATCCCCACCGTGACAATATGCAGGTCTGGTATATTAGCAGAAAGATCTGCATTCCCTTCATTTGTACAAACAACGACCCCACCCGTTTCCGCCACAATAAAATTTCCGCCCGTCATTCCCGCATCGGCACTCAAGATATAGGGGCGCGTAGTCTGGCGCTGTTGCTCAGCAAGGTAATGCACATCATTATTATGGGGGTCTGTATGGAGGGTTTTTGAAAAAACCTCGGCCACATCTGTGCGCATTTTATGCACTGCTGGCACAACAACATGGCTCGGTGCTTCGTCATCCAACTGCTGAATGCGTTCACCCAGATCCGTCTCGATGACCTCAATATCTTCCTGGGCCATGGCCTCACGGAATCGGCACTCCTCACTCAGCATGGACTTGCTTTTAATAAGAAGCTTGCTGTTCTTTTCTTTTAGAATACCAGCAATAATCCGGTTATGATCAGCAGCATCCACAGCCCAGTGTACATGGATACCGTTCGCCTTGGCATTTCGCTCAAACTCTTCGAGATAATGGGCTAAGTGCGTTAGGGTATGTTCTTTAATTGTCGATGCAAGCGTACGAAGGTCTTCCCACTCCTCAATCTGGTGCATCTGCTGATCACGTTTTTTTCGCAAATCCCACAATCGCAGATCGTGCATTTTTTCATGCTCGGTCGCGGCAATAAATCGTTCGGCGGCCTCTAATTGATTAATGGGGCGGCTCCCTTTAACCGTTGCCCCCTTTGGCTGTTTTTCATAAACAAGAGTATTATTAAAACCAACCGTTGCTGCTTCAGCATGTTTAAGGGATTGACCAGACTGCGAAAGCGGGTTTTCTGAGTTATGCTTAACATTCATGCGGCGGTTCCATTCAATATTTCAGCAATATGAATATGTTTTATGGGCAATTTATCCCGTTGGGCGCAGCCACGCTGATGCATAAGACAAGAGCTATCTGCCGAGACAACATACTCCGCCCCTGAGCGATATTGGTCATGAACCTTATCATGGCCCATCTTGGCCGAAATAGCCGCCTCAAAAACAGAAAAAGTCCCTCCGAATCCACAGCATTCATCAGGACGTTCTAAGGTTACAAACTCAATGCCTTTTACTTTTTTGAGAAGATCCATAGGTTTGGAGAAAAACGCCTCCCGTCTTTCTGACATGCTGGCATGGCGTAACCCCCTTAAGGAATTACAGTTGTTATGAATAGCAACCTTATGGGGAAACTCCGCCCATGGAAAGGCTTCCACCTTCAAAATATCGTGCAAAAACTCGACGAGATCATAGGTGCGCTTCCTAACGCGTTGAACCTCTGGTGTTTGTTCTACAGCATCCATATTACAACGCACATGATGAACACAACTGCCAGACGGGGCTACGATATAGTCAAACCCCTCAAAATTCTGCACAAACAAAGCTTCAGTCGCTGCCGATTCCTTATGACATCCACTATTTGTCATGGGCTGTCCACAGCATGTCTGATCATAAGGATAATGCACATCCAGCCCAAAACGTTCGAGAAGCTTTAGGGTGGCAATTCCCACATCCGGTTCCAAGGCATCCACATAACATGGAATAAATAGCCCAATCTTCATAATCTTTAAGGTCCGTCCGCTTGTTGTTGAAGAGATATGCAGAAATTCTTACCTGAGCTATCTTATTATAAAAAACTCCTTAATAAAGGCACACTTCCCTATTCGGGTTGCATATCTGCTCTGCACAACACGAAACTCTTGCGCCGTCCCCATTAAGATAACCGCTTTTATCTGCTAAAGAACAGCCCATTTACAGGACACAAGCGGTTTCCTTTGGAAGGATATCATCTACAAAATATCTTACCACCTTTTTCTTGCTGCCTTTTATAGAGGGCAAACCCCACTCATACACTGTAAATGAGCCATATCTACCATTTCCTGCTGACTGGTATTGTTAATAGCTTTAACAATCTTTAAAAACTCCTCCGCAGCGACTTCCTCTTCTGGAAGATATTCATACCCCAATTCTGAGTCTGGACGGGTTGGCAAAATAGAGCAGCATTTAACCCGATGTTGCTCCTCTTGGAGAATTTTGCGGAAATTTTCTAAACTATACTGATGGGTATAAAGCTTTAAGGTATAGGAAATCTGGTTTCCCTGCTTAGCTCCTATCCAGAACTGTTCCAATAATTTTAACCACTGATATTGCTGCTGAGGGGTAGCCTCAGAAGCCGTTACGAGCCTGTTACCAATATTTAAATGCAGGAAAAAAGGCACTGTCGGGAAGCCTACAATACTCATACCAGGAAAACTCTGTAATCTCTTTACCGGATAACCGCGAGACTGATAATCCGCAAGCAAGGGATCACTCCCTGATTGCTCATAGCCATGCCCATCAGCCCCACCTTTGAACTGTACCCAGCGAATATACTGCCTTCTTGCCGGTAAGTGGGCCCCTTCCGTTAATCCAAATAATTTACTGGTTGTTCCAGCAGGTTTTATAGTGGTCACCGTTACAGGAGTAAAACTCCCCAGTTCTTTGGCGTAAGAGGCTGCCTCTTCCTTGGCCATTTCAGAAAGGGTATACAGCATCTCCCAAAATGGAGAGGATTTTCTTTCATCCAAAAGATCGGCAAAATCATAGCCAAACCGCATCCAAGCCCATTCATGAAGCCCGGTAGGGCCAATTCCAATGCGGTTAGTGCGTGCAACCTCCTTCGCGTAAAGCGCGTCCATCTTGTTGGCACGCAGCAAAAATCTTACCCCCAACCTTACCGAAGCCTCCACGCGTTGATCCCATTCCTGCTTTACAGAATACTCAGCTTGACCAGGCTCAAAACTTTCAAAATGCACAGGACACGCTAAAAGTGGCGCAAAATCGGCAATAACGCAATATCCGCCGGTAACATGTAAGGCTATTTCCCCACAAGGGTTGGTTGTAACCGGGAAAAAAGCCTTTGCCGCCCGCCGAGATAACTCCGCCAGGAGCGCCTGAGCCGGCCCAACCTGATAGCGGCTACTAGAAAAATCCTGCCCATGTTCATAAACGGGCTTTTTCCATGCCTGCCCCGTGCGATGATCTTCAAGCTTATCCCCATTTATAAAACCTGGTTCACCATTGATATAGGCACACCGGGTAGCCTCTTCAAAAATCCTTCTTGCATGCTCAGCCTGTAGGCTATTTTCTGATGAAGCCAGAGCCTGCCAGAACGCCTGATCAACCATAACAGAATGGTTTGCCGTCC carries:
- a CDS encoding lactate utilization protein B; this translates as MNVKHNSENPLSQSGQSLKHAEAATVGFNNTLVYEKQPKGATVKGSRPINQLEAAERFIAATEHEKMHDLRLWDLRKKRDQQMHQIEEWEDLRTLASTIKEHTLTHLAHYLEEFERNAKANGIHVHWAVDAADHNRIIAGILKEKNSKLLIKSKSMLSEECRFREAMAQEDIEVIETDLGERIQQLDDEAPSHVVVPAVHKMRTDVAEVFSKTLHTDPHNNDVHYLAEQQRQTTRPYILSADAGMTGGNFIVAETGGVVVCTNEGNADLSANIPDLHIVTVGIEKLVPRLEHLAVFVRLLSRSALGSPITQYTSHFRGPRKGGEMHVVLVDNGRSERLQNETFWYGLKCIRCGACMNTCPVFRRSGGLSYGSTYPGPIGIVISPTFNRHKFSQLPFASTLNGSCTNVCPVKINLHEQIASWRQVMAENSEMSQSKKNMMRAAGYILSHPRLYRGAIAMADSALNYLPEFMLYNRLNAWAKGRDLPEAPKQSFHSWYRHNYKKGDSL
- a CDS encoding (Fe-S)-binding protein — its product is MKIGLFIPCYVDALEPDVGIATLKLLERFGLDVHYPYDQTCCGQPMTNSGCHKESAATEALFVQNFEGFDYIVAPSGSCVHHVRCNMDAVEQTPEVQRVRKRTYDLVEFLHDILKVEAFPWAEFPHKVAIHNNCNSLRGLRHASMSERREAFFSKPMDLLKKVKGIEFVTLERPDECCGFGGTFSVFEAAISAKMGHDKVHDQYRSGAEYVVSADSSCLMHQRGCAQRDKLPIKHIHIAEILNGTAA
- a CDS encoding recombinase, with protein sequence MVENHTALSFGKGVLPCRPLYSGMGEAVARRTVFRPEDEENFGKVADRVAWGNLSLLDAQYSPEWLALRNAIATGALLTSGRHLQHGDYRQKNRNMEVFTNCATAIASFAKFYLLLNGSGVGRSYDDDLMAIDWAYAPDILVYLSPSHPDYPHSREELLHFGQEMGVLGWEYHTDNFDEKAEERVKTFMAEILLPSLEAGPEGKIEHRVEDSREGWAKVIELLESRAFLQQKNVPLLFDLSFIRKAGSPIAGMQNRPAPGPVSLLRGLLNLYRHVIIPARKRDRSSGVLDLWEQALLVDHYLSVEVQVGGARRAARMATKSWRDKGVLRFIKAKEAGGLWTANHSVMVDQAFWQALASSENSLQAEHARRIFEEATRCAYINGEPGFINGDKLEDHRTGQAWKKPVYEHGQDFSSSRYQVGPAQALLAELSRRAAKAFFPVTTNPCGEIALHVTGGYCVIADFAPLLACPVHFESFEPGQAEYSVKQEWDQRVEASVRLGVRFLLRANKMDALYAKEVARTNRIGIGPTGLHEWAWMRFGYDFADLLDERKSSPFWEMLYTLSEMAKEEAASYAKELGSFTPVTVTTIKPAGTTSKLFGLTEGAHLPARRQYIRWVQFKGGADGHGYEQSGSDPLLADYQSRGYPVKRLQSFPGMSIVGFPTVPFFLHLNIGNRLVTASEATPQQQYQWLKLLEQFWIGAKQGNQISYTLKLYTHQYSLENFRKILQEEQHRVKCCSILPTRPDSELGYEYLPEEEVAAEEFLKIVKAINNTSQQEMVDMAHLQCMSGVCPL